The following are encoded together in the Pseudomonas maumuensis genome:
- a CDS encoding Lon protease family protein: protein MPDPVASRLRLAPEALTRRFSAEQFAFSNTDDLEPFRGVLGQERAVEALQFGVAMPRPGYNVYVMGEPGTGRFSFVKRYLKAEGKRQHTPADWLYVNNFEDSREPRALELPAGSAHEFLSDMNGLIDNLLATFPAVFEHPSYQQKKSAIDRAFNQRYDRALDVIERASLEKDVALYRDSSNVAFTPMADGKALDEAEFAQLPEELRERFHEDIAELEERLNEELSSLPQWKRESNNQLRQLNEETITLALQPLLAPLSEKYAENAAVCAYLQSLQLNLLRTVVEQLVDDSKTDAVARKMLEEQYAPNLVVGHPGKGGAPVVFEPHPTYDNLFGRIEYSTDQGALYTSYRQLRAGALHRANGGFLILEAEKMLGEPFVWDALKRALQSRKLKMESPLGELGRVATVSLTPQMIPLSVKLVIIGSRQLYYALQDHDPDFQEMFRVLVDFDEDMPMVDENLEQFAQLLRTRTNEEGMAPLTSDAVARLATYSARLAENQSRLSARIGDLFQLVSEADFIRQLASESMTDAGHIERALKAKAQRTGRVSQRVLDDMLAGIILIDTEGAAIGKCNGLTVLEVGDSAFGMPARISATVYPGGSGIVDIEREVNLGQPIHSKGVMILTGYLGSRYAQEFPLAISASIALEQSYGYVDGDSASLGEACTLISALSRTPLKQCFAITGSINQFGEVQAVGGVNEKIEGFFRLCEARGLTGEQGVIIPRANVATLMLDERVVQAVEAGRFHVYAVSQADEALSLLVGEEAGEMDDKGEFAEGSVNARVVERLRVIAEMISEEEIKEAEKERLEEVIAQAKPA from the coding sequence ATGCCCGATCCTGTCGCCTCGCGCCTGCGTCTCGCGCCAGAAGCCCTGACCCGGCGTTTCTCCGCTGAACAGTTTGCTTTTTCCAATACCGACGATCTGGAGCCGTTTCGTGGTGTGCTGGGCCAGGAGCGTGCCGTCGAGGCCCTGCAGTTCGGCGTGGCGATGCCGCGCCCCGGTTACAACGTGTATGTGATGGGCGAGCCCGGCACGGGCCGGTTCTCCTTCGTCAAGCGTTACCTCAAGGCCGAAGGCAAGCGTCAGCACACTCCGGCCGACTGGCTTTACGTCAACAACTTCGAGGACTCCCGCGAGCCCCGCGCGCTGGAGCTGCCGGCCGGCAGCGCCCATGAGTTCCTCAGCGATATGAACGGCCTGATCGACAACCTGCTGGCCACGTTCCCGGCGGTGTTCGAGCATCCTTCCTACCAGCAGAAGAAGAGCGCCATCGACCGCGCCTTCAACCAGCGCTATGACCGCGCGCTGGATGTGATCGAGCGCGCTTCGCTGGAGAAGGACGTGGCGCTGTACCGCGACAGCAGCAATGTCGCCTTTACCCCCATGGCCGATGGCAAGGCGCTGGACGAAGCCGAATTCGCCCAACTGCCTGAGGAATTGCGCGAGCGCTTCCACGAGGACATCGCCGAGCTCGAGGAGCGCCTGAACGAGGAACTCTCCAGCCTGCCGCAATGGAAACGCGAATCGAACAACCAGTTGCGCCAGCTCAACGAGGAAACCATCACCCTCGCCTTGCAGCCGCTGCTGGCGCCGCTGTCGGAAAAGTACGCGGAGAACGCCGCGGTGTGCGCCTACCTGCAATCGCTGCAATTGAACCTGCTGCGTACCGTGGTCGAGCAACTGGTCGATGACAGCAAGACCGACGCGGTGGCGCGCAAGATGCTCGAGGAGCAATACGCCCCCAACCTGGTGGTCGGCCACCCAGGCAAAGGCGGGGCGCCGGTGGTGTTCGAGCCGCATCCGACCTACGATAACCTGTTCGGTCGCATCGAATACAGCACCGACCAGGGCGCGTTGTACACCTCCTACCGCCAGCTTCGCGCCGGTGCGTTGCACCGAGCCAATGGCGGCTTCCTGATTCTTGAAGCCGAGAAGATGCTCGGCGAGCCCTTCGTCTGGGACGCCCTGAAGCGTGCCTTGCAGTCGCGCAAGCTGAAGATGGAGTCGCCGTTGGGCGAACTGGGCCGTGTCGCCACCGTGAGCCTGACGCCACAGATGATCCCGCTCAGCGTCAAGCTGGTGATCATCGGCTCGCGCCAGCTGTACTACGCGCTGCAGGACCACGACCCGGACTTCCAGGAGATGTTCCGGGTGCTGGTGGACTTCGATGAAGACATGCCCATGGTCGACGAGAACCTGGAGCAGTTCGCCCAGTTGCTGCGCACCCGTACCAACGAGGAAGGCATGGCGCCGCTGACCAGCGACGCGGTGGCGCGCCTGGCCACCTACAGCGCGCGCCTGGCCGAGAACCAGTCGCGCTTGTCGGCGCGTATCGGCGACCTGTTCCAGCTGGTCAGCGAGGCCGACTTCATCCGCCAGCTGGCCAGCGAGAGCATGACCGACGCCGGCCACATCGAGCGGGCGCTCAAGGCCAAGGCCCAGCGTACCGGGCGGGTTTCGCAGCGGGTACTCGACGACATGCTCGCCGGGATCATCCTGATCGACACCGAAGGCGCGGCGATCGGCAAGTGCAACGGCCTGACCGTGCTTGAAGTAGGCGATTCGGCGTTCGGTATGCCGGCGCGCATCTCTGCCACCGTCTACCCGGGCGGCAGCGGTATCGTCGACATCGAGCGCGAGGTCAACCTGGGGCAGCCGATCCACTCCAAGGGAGTGATGATCCTCACCGGCTACCTGGGCAGCCGCTATGCCCAGGAGTTCCCCCTGGCGATCTCGGCGAGCATCGCGCTGGAGCAGTCCTACGGATATGTCGACGGCGACAGCGCCTCGCTGGGCGAGGCATGCACGCTGATCTCGGCGTTGTCGCGTACCCCGCTCAAGCAGTGTTTCGCCATTACCGGTTCGATCAACCAGTTTGGCGAGGTGCAGGCGGTCGGTGGGGTCAACGAGAAGATCGAGGGCTTCTTCCGTCTTTGCGAAGCCCGTGGGTTGACCGGTGAACAAGGGGTGATCATCCCGCGTGCCAACGTCGCCACGCTGATGCTCGACGAGCGGGTGGTGCAGGCGGTTGAAGCCGGACGTTTCCACGTCTATGCCGTCAGCCAGGCCGACGAAGCCTTGAGTCTGCTGGTTGGCGAGGAGGCCGGTGAGATGGATGACAAGGGCGAATTCGCCGA